The following are from one region of the Plasmodium cynomolgi strain B DNA, chromosome 1, whole genome shotgun sequence genome:
- a CDS encoding hypothetical protein (putative), whose amino-acid sequence KIANRMNDMVPYVSYFLFRKMWKIINNMFSEEAYLCSSEEVAISILRAYFHSTSVLSHQNEFLTNLQIISIKFLLMVPQTRLMKRRQLTYFSLKSLLFLIKKKSIHVFPFVDDISGRRNAFDQRVNSFHFAYFSFVSTVREYELVEWLNRLPLSRGDNPALFMFVKIVYQFFKATNGEHYLTRSGKKGNNYLTRSGRKEDNYLTRSGRKEGNCLPRSGKKGGPISPHLANHCKEENAGEVSAADSHPNRSQMNFLPSLGRAHRDPFIHNFVCTMRESLPTEMFHPDSYPKWDQTFTPDYALGEKQHMLRLGSGGDQLANPPHKENSDQREEKKRSSCENDSAGGEERGQFCFTITLSGSDDNDDGDDSGVRAGSDASVGSVDSVDSVHSGVRDGRDAAEEHVAQDSSRQRRVDLFFERFVQLAKENEQVSDINVKDLDITLKIRARGAHRGEQQEQQQEKRMERHMEQKQEQHMEQQKEEPEAERETHPASERAGQAEGELVKRNHPRRESNAPSKREDGTLLNSRLPTSYTEDQAKEDSGKSSLSDAISEISN is encoded by the coding sequence AAAATCGCGAACAGAATGAACGACATGGTGCCCTACGTaagttattttctttttagaaAGATGTGGAAAATAATCAATAACATGTTCAGCGAAGAGGCATATCTGTGCAGCAGTGAGGAGGTAGCCATAAGTATTCTCCGTGCGTACTTTCACAGCACAAGTGTTTTGAGCCATCAGAATGAGTTCCTCACAAATCTGCAAATTATttcaattaaatttttgttgaTGGTACCCCAAACGAGGTTGATGAAGAGGAGACAGCTAACCTATTTCTCTCTCAAAagtttgctatttttgataaaaaaaaaaagcattcatGTGTTCCCATTTGTGGATGACATATCAGGCAGAAGAAACGCATTCGACCAACGGGTCAACAGCTTCCACTTTGCTTATTTCTCCTTCGTGTCCACTGTCCGAGAGTACGAATTGGTAGAATGGCTAAACCGTCTGCCGCTAAGCCGTGGAGACAATCCTGCTCTCTTCATGTTTGTGAAAATTGTGTACCAGTTTTTTAAGGCAACCAATGGGGAACATTacctgacccgttcaggcaaaaaggggaataattacctgacccgttcaggcAGAAAGGAGGATAATTacctgacccgttcaggAAGAAAGGAGGGTAATTGTCTTCCCCGCTcgggcaaaaaagggggacccaTTTCGCCACACCTTGCTAATCActgcaaagaagaaaacgcaGGTGAAGTCAGCGCAGCGGATAGCCATCCCAACCGCTCCCAAATGAACTTCTTACCCAGTTTGGGTCGAGCGCACCGCGACCCGTTTATTCACAACTTTGTGTGCACCATGAGGGAGAGTCTTCCCACCGAGATGTTTCACCCGGACAGCTACCCCAAATGGGATCAAACGTTTACACCCGATTATGCATTGGGGGAAAAGCAACACATGTTGCGGTTAGGAAGTGGAGGAGACCAGCTAGCCAATCCTCCCCATAAGGAAAATTCAGACCAGcgcgaggaaaaaaaaagatccaGTTGCGAAAATGACAGCGCGGGTGGAGAAGAGAGGGGGCAATTCTGCTTCACCATAACGTTGAGCGGGAGCGACGATAACGACGATGGCGATGATAGCGGCGTACGTGCCGGAAGCGACGCTAGCGTTGGCAGCGTTGACAGCGTTGACAGCGTTCATAGCGGTGTACGTGACGGAAGAGACGCCGCGGAAGAACACGTCGCACAGGATAGCAGTCGACAGCGAAGGGTGGACCTCTTTTTTGAGAGGTTTGTCCAGCTGGCGAAGGAGAACGAACAAGTCAGTGACATTAACGTGAAGGATCTGGACATAACGCTGAAGATAAGGGCACGGGGCGCGCACAGGGGGGAGCaacaggagcagcagcaggagaaGCGCATGGAGCGGCACATGGAACagaagcaggagcagcaCATGGAGCAGCAGAAGGAGGAGCCCGAGGCGGAACGAGAGACCCACCCAGCCAGCGAGCGCGCTGGTCAAGCGGAGGGAGAACTAGTCAAAAGGAACCATCCCAGAAGAGAAAGTAACGCCCCATCAAAGAGGGAGGACGGAACGTTACTCAACAGTAGGCTACCCACCTCCTACACAGAAGACCAAGCGAAGGAGGACTCAGGAAAAAGCTCACTAAGTGATGCCATTAGCGAAATAAGTAAC